A part of Methanomassiliicoccales archaeon genomic DNA contains:
- a CDS encoding DHH family phosphoesterase, translating to MFESVLERFRTGRKLILIHGNADPDAFGSAYAIMRTFPDVDICAPNGLDRVSKVISKNFGYEPLSKADVDHYDTIIVVDTSSPEQLGAMNSHDGDWIVIDHHARSDKWGSCHYFCDETRRSCAELVYDLIRESGSKLGKDAGLGLLAGMMTDSGHFRFATPGLLSYFAMILEETGIQMDQVYDLTDLESDVSERIAMLKGAQRLRFERVGDYIVAVSLGSSFESSVCKGLLSIGADITFVVSQRDESFRLSARARQEMVRAGLHLGRMLEDIGKEVIAEGGGHPGAAGLTGIGDAEAISNICMARSMDFLRSLVKKEK from the coding sequence ATGTTCGAATCCGTTCTTGAAAGGTTCCGGACAGGAAGGAAGCTGATCCTTATTCATGGCAATGCGGACCCGGATGCCTTTGGATCGGCCTATGCGATAATGAGGACGTTCCCTGACGTCGATATATGTGCCCCAAATGGCCTGGACAGGGTTTCTAAGGTCATTTCAAAGAACTTTGGATATGAACCGCTCTCAAAGGCGGATGTCGATCACTACGATACCATAATCGTCGTCGACACCAGCTCTCCTGAGCAGCTCGGGGCGATGAACTCGCATGATGGAGATTGGATCGTCATCGACCATCATGCGAGATCGGACAAGTGGGGTTCGTGCCACTATTTCTGTGATGAGACGAGGAGGAGCTGTGCCGAACTTGTATATGACCTGATACGTGAATCAGGCTCAAAGTTGGGGAAGGATGCTGGTCTCGGGCTGCTGGCCGGCATGATGACCGACAGTGGTCACTTCCGCTTTGCGACACCAGGACTTCTATCGTATTTCGCGATGATTCTTGAAGAGACGGGGATCCAGATGGACCAGGTCTATGACCTGACCGACCTTGAATCCGATGTTTCCGAACGGATCGCCATGCTCAAAGGGGCACAGAGGCTCAGGTTCGAACGCGTTGGAGATTATATCGTGGCCGTCTCTCTGGGGTCTTCGTTCGAGAGCTCGGTATGCAAAGGGCTCCTCTCCATTGGTGCGGACATCACATTTGTGGTCTCGCAAAGGGATGAGTCCTTCCGCCTGAGCGCGAGGGCAAGACAGGAGATGGTCAGGGCGGGGCTCCATCTTGGAAGGATGCTAGAAGATATTGGAAAAGAGGTCATAGCAGAGGGCGGAGGTCATCCTGGAGCGGCGGGCCTCACGGGCATTGGTGACGCCGAGGCCATCTCCAACATATGTATGGCCAGATCGATGGATTTCCTCAGGTCTCTGGTCAAAAAAGAAAAATGA
- a CDS encoding prefoldin subunit beta, producing MDEMSPKLQNQIAQFQQLQQQLQGVLQQKFRMEAQLKELEMTIEELKKIGSETPVYKSIGSLMIAVKDKDALLKEIEDDRETTEVRVKTLDRQEKMFREKYQLMQDQISKALGQGPGAAGEEEN from the coding sequence ATGGATGAAATGAGCCCTAAACTACAGAATCAGATCGCACAGTTCCAGCAATTGCAACAGCAGCTCCAAGGCGTCCTCCAGCAGAAATTCAGGATGGAGGCACAGTTGAAGGAGCTGGAGATGACCATCGAGGAGCTCAAAAAGATAGGCAGTGAGACGCCTGTCTATAAGAGCATAGGGTCCCTGATGATAGCTGTGAAAGACAAAGACGCCCTTCTCAAGGAGATAGAGGACGACAGGGAGACCACTGAGGTAAGGGTCAAGACCCTGGACCGCCAGGAAAAGATGTTCCGTGAGAAATACCAGCTCATGCAGGACCAGATCTCCAAGGCCCTCGGCCAGGGACCTGGCGCGGCGGGAGAGGAAGAGAACTGA